A single window of Callithrix jacchus isolate 240 chromosome 6, calJac240_pri, whole genome shotgun sequence DNA harbors:
- the LOC100394140 gene encoding coiled-coil domain-containing protein 74B isoform X2 — protein sequence MISAGVAAGSWHPSSPTPGSRVTWRQRPAVGVQSLGPPSPQLVQSDPQKRVLVLEKSLQFLQQQHSETLAKLHEEIEHLKRENKELHYKLIMNQKLQKKGSLSMSSFQSVKSMSNSTVPANSQGKARPHPSSFKKQDLKADVPQKVDLCHHSKMDKVPGVQGQAKDEKTEACHAEAACAGGSQHQGRQMMGVYPLMTLPPYLRKPTTLQQCEVLIRQLWNANHLQAQELQHLKSLLEGSQRPQVVPEEAGSSSPRDQEAMQFPKVSTKSLPKKCLLLSPMPVAERAILPALKQTLKNNFAERQRRLQAMQKQRLHRSLL from the exons ATGATCAGTGCGGGGGTGGCGGCCGGGTCGTGGCACCCCAGCTCGCCGACCCCAGGCTCCCGGGTTACCTGGCGCCAGCGCCCCGCTGTGGGCGTCCAGTCCCTGGGGCCGCCGAGCCCGCAGCTCGTGCAGAGCGACCCGCAGAAGCGGGTCCTGGTCCTGGAGAAGAGCCTGCAGTTTCTGCAGCAGCAGCACTCGGAGACGCTGGCCAAGCTCCACGAGGAGATCGAGCACCTGAAGCGGGAAAATAAGG AGCTCCATTACAAGCTCATAATGAATCAGAAGTTACAGAAGAAAG GCAGCCTCTCCATGTCAAGCTTCCAGTCTGTCAAGTCCATGTCAAATTCCACGGTGCCGG CCAACTctcaaggcaaggccaggccccATCCCAGCTCCTTCAAGAAGCAAGACTTGAAAGCTGATGTCCCCCAGAAAGTGGACCTGTGTCACCACAGCAAGATGGACAAGGTTCCTGGGGTGCAAGGGCAGGCCAA AGACGAGAAGACAGAGGCCTGTCATGCAGAGGCTGCCTGTGCAGGGGGCAGCCAGCACCAGGGCAGGCAGATGATGGGGGTGTACCCCCTGATGACTTTGCCCCCTTACCTGCGAAAGCCCACCACACTTCAGCAGTGTGAAGTGCTCATCCGCCAGCTGTGGAATGCCAACCACCTGCAGGCCCAAGAG CTGCAGCACCTCAAGTCCCTCCTGGAAGGGAGCCAGAGGCCCCAGGTGGTTCCAGAGGAGGCTGGGTCTAGCTCTCCCAG GGACCAGGAAGCCATGCAGTTCCCCAAGGTCTCCACCAAGAGCCTCCCCAAGAAATG CCTTCTTCTGAGCCCCATGCCTGTAGCGGAGCGTGCCATCCTGCCAGCATTGAAGCAGACCCTGAAGAACAACTTTGCTGAGCGGCAGAGGAGGCTGCAGGCAATGCAGAAACAGCGCCTGCACCGCTCCCTGCTTTGA
- the LOC100394140 gene encoding coiled-coil domain-containing protein 74B isoform X3 encodes MISAGVAAGSWHPSSPTPGSRVTWRQRPAVGVQSLGPPSPQLVQSDPQKRVLVLEKSLQFLQQQHSETLAKLHEEIEHLKRENKELHYKLIMNQKLQKKANSQGKARPHPSSFKKQDLKADVPQKVDLCHHSKMDKVPGVQGQAKDEKTEACHAEAACAGGSQHQGRQMMGVYPLMTLPPYLRKPTTLQQCEVLIRQLWNANHLQAQELQHLKSLLEGSQRPQVVPEEAGSSSPRDQEAMQFPKVSTKSLPKKCLLLSPMPVAERAILPALKQTLKNNFAERQRRLQAMQKQRLHRSLL; translated from the exons ATGATCAGTGCGGGGGTGGCGGCCGGGTCGTGGCACCCCAGCTCGCCGACCCCAGGCTCCCGGGTTACCTGGCGCCAGCGCCCCGCTGTGGGCGTCCAGTCCCTGGGGCCGCCGAGCCCGCAGCTCGTGCAGAGCGACCCGCAGAAGCGGGTCCTGGTCCTGGAGAAGAGCCTGCAGTTTCTGCAGCAGCAGCACTCGGAGACGCTGGCCAAGCTCCACGAGGAGATCGAGCACCTGAAGCGGGAAAATAAGG AGCTCCATTACAAGCTCATAATGAATCAGAAGTTACAGAAGAAAG CCAACTctcaaggcaaggccaggccccATCCCAGCTCCTTCAAGAAGCAAGACTTGAAAGCTGATGTCCCCCAGAAAGTGGACCTGTGTCACCACAGCAAGATGGACAAGGTTCCTGGGGTGCAAGGGCAGGCCAA AGACGAGAAGACAGAGGCCTGTCATGCAGAGGCTGCCTGTGCAGGGGGCAGCCAGCACCAGGGCAGGCAGATGATGGGGGTGTACCCCCTGATGACTTTGCCCCCTTACCTGCGAAAGCCCACCACACTTCAGCAGTGTGAAGTGCTCATCCGCCAGCTGTGGAATGCCAACCACCTGCAGGCCCAAGAG CTGCAGCACCTCAAGTCCCTCCTGGAAGGGAGCCAGAGGCCCCAGGTGGTTCCAGAGGAGGCTGGGTCTAGCTCTCCCAG GGACCAGGAAGCCATGCAGTTCCCCAAGGTCTCCACCAAGAGCCTCCCCAAGAAATG CCTTCTTCTGAGCCCCATGCCTGTAGCGGAGCGTGCCATCCTGCCAGCATTGAAGCAGACCCTGAAGAACAACTTTGCTGAGCGGCAGAGGAGGCTGCAGGCAATGCAGAAACAGCGCCTGCACCGCTCCCTGCTTTGA
- the LOC100394140 gene encoding coiled-coil domain-containing protein 74B isoform X1, which yields MISAGVAAGSWHPSSPTPGSRVTWRQRPAVGVQSLGPPSPQLVQSDPQKRVLVLEKSLQFLQQQHSETLAKLHEEIEHLKRENKELHYKLIMNQKLQKKGGSADLVHYPAGSLSMSSFQSVKSMSNSTVPANSQGKARPHPSSFKKQDLKADVPQKVDLCHHSKMDKVPGVQGQAKDEKTEACHAEAACAGGSQHQGRQMMGVYPLMTLPPYLRKPTTLQQCEVLIRQLWNANHLQAQELQHLKSLLEGSQRPQVVPEEAGSSSPRDQEAMQFPKVSTKSLPKKCLLLSPMPVAERAILPALKQTLKNNFAERQRRLQAMQKQRLHRSLL from the exons ATGATCAGTGCGGGGGTGGCGGCCGGGTCGTGGCACCCCAGCTCGCCGACCCCAGGCTCCCGGGTTACCTGGCGCCAGCGCCCCGCTGTGGGCGTCCAGTCCCTGGGGCCGCCGAGCCCGCAGCTCGTGCAGAGCGACCCGCAGAAGCGGGTCCTGGTCCTGGAGAAGAGCCTGCAGTTTCTGCAGCAGCAGCACTCGGAGACGCTGGCCAAGCTCCACGAGGAGATCGAGCACCTGAAGCGGGAAAATAAGG AGCTCCATTACAAGCTCATAATGAATCAGAAGTTACAGAAGAAAG GTGGCAGTGCCGACCTTGTACACTATCCCGCAGGCAGCCTCTCCATGTCAAGCTTCCAGTCTGTCAAGTCCATGTCAAATTCCACGGTGCCGG CCAACTctcaaggcaaggccaggccccATCCCAGCTCCTTCAAGAAGCAAGACTTGAAAGCTGATGTCCCCCAGAAAGTGGACCTGTGTCACCACAGCAAGATGGACAAGGTTCCTGGGGTGCAAGGGCAGGCCAA AGACGAGAAGACAGAGGCCTGTCATGCAGAGGCTGCCTGTGCAGGGGGCAGCCAGCACCAGGGCAGGCAGATGATGGGGGTGTACCCCCTGATGACTTTGCCCCCTTACCTGCGAAAGCCCACCACACTTCAGCAGTGTGAAGTGCTCATCCGCCAGCTGTGGAATGCCAACCACCTGCAGGCCCAAGAG CTGCAGCACCTCAAGTCCCTCCTGGAAGGGAGCCAGAGGCCCCAGGTGGTTCCAGAGGAGGCTGGGTCTAGCTCTCCCAG GGACCAGGAAGCCATGCAGTTCCCCAAGGTCTCCACCAAGAGCCTCCCCAAGAAATG CCTTCTTCTGAGCCCCATGCCTGTAGCGGAGCGTGCCATCCTGCCAGCATTGAAGCAGACCCTGAAGAACAACTTTGCTGAGCGGCAGAGGAGGCTGCAGGCAATGCAGAAACAGCGCCTGCACCGCTCCCTGCTTTGA
- the LOC100394140 gene encoding coiled-coil domain-containing protein 74B isoform X4: MISAGVAAGSWHPSSPTPGSRVTWRQRPAVGVQSLGPPSPQLVQSDPQKRVLVLEKSLQFLQQQHSETLAKLHEEIEHLKRENKANSQGKARPHPSSFKKQDLKADVPQKVDLCHHSKMDKVPGVQGQAKDEKTEACHAEAACAGGSQHQGRQMMGVYPLMTLPPYLRKPTTLQQCEVLIRQLWNANHLQAQELQHLKSLLEGSQRPQVVPEEAGSSSPRDQEAMQFPKVSTKSLPKKCLLLSPMPVAERAILPALKQTLKNNFAERQRRLQAMQKQRLHRSLL; this comes from the exons ATGATCAGTGCGGGGGTGGCGGCCGGGTCGTGGCACCCCAGCTCGCCGACCCCAGGCTCCCGGGTTACCTGGCGCCAGCGCCCCGCTGTGGGCGTCCAGTCCCTGGGGCCGCCGAGCCCGCAGCTCGTGCAGAGCGACCCGCAGAAGCGGGTCCTGGTCCTGGAGAAGAGCCTGCAGTTTCTGCAGCAGCAGCACTCGGAGACGCTGGCCAAGCTCCACGAGGAGATCGAGCACCTGAAGCGGGAAAATAAGG CCAACTctcaaggcaaggccaggccccATCCCAGCTCCTTCAAGAAGCAAGACTTGAAAGCTGATGTCCCCCAGAAAGTGGACCTGTGTCACCACAGCAAGATGGACAAGGTTCCTGGGGTGCAAGGGCAGGCCAA AGACGAGAAGACAGAGGCCTGTCATGCAGAGGCTGCCTGTGCAGGGGGCAGCCAGCACCAGGGCAGGCAGATGATGGGGGTGTACCCCCTGATGACTTTGCCCCCTTACCTGCGAAAGCCCACCACACTTCAGCAGTGTGAAGTGCTCATCCGCCAGCTGTGGAATGCCAACCACCTGCAGGCCCAAGAG CTGCAGCACCTCAAGTCCCTCCTGGAAGGGAGCCAGAGGCCCCAGGTGGTTCCAGAGGAGGCTGGGTCTAGCTCTCCCAG GGACCAGGAAGCCATGCAGTTCCCCAAGGTCTCCACCAAGAGCCTCCCCAAGAAATG CCTTCTTCTGAGCCCCATGCCTGTAGCGGAGCGTGCCATCCTGCCAGCATTGAAGCAGACCCTGAAGAACAACTTTGCTGAGCGGCAGAGGAGGCTGCAGGCAATGCAGAAACAGCGCCTGCACCGCTCCCTGCTTTGA